One Blattabacterium cuenoti DNA window includes the following coding sequences:
- a CDS encoding undecaprenyl-diphosphate phosphatase, whose protein sequence is MNYIQSILLGIIEGITEFFPISSTGHMIIAASIMGILEKKITKLFLVTVQFGAVLSVFVLYRKQFFFQKLDFYLKILIASFPIGFFGLLLRNHNLFLENIPIVAISLLIGGIILLKVENFYEKKTPNNRSSRITYSKAFIIGLCQCMALIPGVSRSAATIVACMLQNINRRKSIEFSFFLSVPVISMATCKKLFDSYSQFSDFHFPFWIPKFYRFFTGKLFLQEIGLLVIGNLVSFVTGMIAIKCFITYLKKNNFKLFGYYRIILGIFFIVIHYLNPFEKKDFLKIFSEFRNVK, encoded by the coding sequence ATGAATTATATTCAATCAATCCTATTAGGAATTATTGAAGGAATTACAGAGTTTTTTCCTATTTCTTCAACAGGACACATGATCATTGCCGCTTCTATAATGGGGATTTTGGAAAAAAAAATAACTAAATTATTTCTAGTAACTGTTCAGTTTGGAGCTGTTTTATCTGTATTTGTTTTATATAGGAAACAGTTTTTTTTTCAAAAATTGGATTTTTATCTAAAAATTTTAATAGCTAGTTTTCCCATAGGATTCTTTGGTTTATTACTAAGGAATCATAATTTGTTTTTAGAAAACATTCCAATAGTCGCCATATCCCTTCTGATCGGGGGGATAATTCTTCTAAAAGTAGAAAATTTTTATGAAAAAAAAACTCCTAATAATAGGAGTAGTCGGATCACTTATTCTAAAGCTTTCATAATTGGATTATGTCAATGTATGGCTCTTATTCCAGGAGTATCTAGGAGTGCTGCAACGATAGTTGCTTGTATGTTACAAAATATTAATAGAAGAAAGTCTATTGAATTTTCTTTTTTTTTATCCGTCCCTGTTATTAGTATGGCAACATGTAAAAAATTATTTGACTCTTATTCTCAATTTTCTGATTTTCACTTTCCATTCTGGATTCCTAAATTTTATAGGTTTTTTACAGGAAAACTTTTTTTGCAAGAAATCGGATTATTAGTTATTGGAAATCTAGTATCTTTTGTAACAGGAATGATAGCTATCAAATGTTTTATAACATATCTGAAAAAAAATAATTTTAAATTATTCGGATATTATAGAATAATTTTGGGGATTTTTTTTATCGTTATTCATTATTTGAACCCATTTGAAAAAAAAGATTTTTTAAAAATTTTTTCAGAATTTAGAAATGTAAAATGA
- the gyrB gene encoding DNA topoisomerase (ATP-hydrolyzing) subunit B encodes MNIKHNKNTDYTADSIQSLEGIEHIRLRPSMYIGDVGIRGLHHLVFEVIDNSVDEALAGFCNKIWVKIHKDGFVTVLDNGRGIPIDLHKKEGKSALEVVMTKVGAGGKFDKNSYKVSGGLHGVGISCVNALSSNLIVTIYRNGKIYQQEYFKGKPLYEVKNLGGTNNNMQGTKIHYLADSSIFSSIIYNYDILSTRLKELSFLNKGLHLFLSDERNNNSKREYFFSKNGLKEYLPILDKNQESLTNDIFFTTEGERENIFLEVAMRYNTSLKERIYSYVNNINTFEGGTHLSGFRRALTRTFKKYVEGYGVSFSNKEKIEFTGDDFREGITAILSVRVMDPQFEGQTKTKLSNYEVGGIVEKIVGERLNAYLEEHPVDRKKILDKVILAAKARQAAKKARELIQKKNPFNNNNCILPGKLADCSFNNPETCEIYLVEGDSAGGTAKQGRDRNFQAILPLRGKILNVEKAIQYKIFENEEIRNIFTSLGVSIGTEEDQKILNVKKLRYNKIIIMTDADIDGSHISTLILTLFFRYMKPLIEQGHIYIATPPLYLIKKRNHSQYAWSDQERETILKKLGGRKHVNIQRYKGLGEMNAEQLWETTMNPKKRTLRKVHIENHLEADKIFSILMGDEVPPRRNFIETNATYAKIDV; translated from the coding sequence ATGAATATAAAACATAATAAAAATACAGATTATACGGCAGATAGTATACAATCTCTAGAAGGAATTGAGCACATCAGACTGAGACCTTCTATGTATATTGGAGACGTAGGAATTAGAGGGTTGCATCATTTAGTCTTTGAAGTAATAGATAATTCCGTTGATGAAGCATTAGCAGGTTTTTGTAATAAAATATGGGTTAAGATTCATAAAGATGGATTTGTGACAGTATTAGATAATGGTCGGGGAATTCCAATAGATCTTCATAAAAAAGAAGGCAAGTCAGCTCTTGAAGTGGTCATGACGAAAGTTGGTGCAGGTGGGAAATTTGATAAAAATTCCTATAAAGTTTCTGGAGGATTGCATGGAGTAGGAATTTCTTGTGTTAATGCTTTATCCAGTAATTTGATAGTTACAATCTATAGAAATGGAAAAATCTATCAGCAGGAATATTTTAAAGGAAAACCTCTTTATGAGGTTAAAAATTTAGGTGGTACCAATAATAATATGCAAGGAACAAAAATTCATTATCTAGCTGACAGCTCTATTTTTAGTTCTATTATATATAATTATGACATATTGTCTACACGTTTGAAAGAATTATCTTTTTTAAATAAAGGACTTCACTTATTTTTAAGTGACGAAAGAAATAATAATTCTAAAAGAGAATATTTTTTTTCTAAAAATGGCTTGAAAGAATATCTTCCTATTCTGGATAAAAATCAAGAATCATTAACAAATGATATTTTTTTTACTACTGAAGGAGAAAGAGAAAATATTTTTTTAGAAGTCGCTATGCGATATAATACTTCTTTAAAAGAAAGAATTTATTCTTATGTGAATAATATCAATACTTTCGAAGGGGGGACGCATCTTTCTGGATTTAGAAGAGCCTTAACTAGAACGTTTAAAAAATATGTAGAAGGATATGGGGTGTCTTTTTCCAATAAAGAGAAAATAGAATTTACGGGAGATGATTTCAGAGAAGGAATTACAGCTATTCTCTCTGTTAGAGTTATGGATCCTCAATTTGAGGGACAAACTAAAACAAAATTAAGCAACTATGAAGTAGGAGGAATTGTAGAAAAAATTGTAGGGGAAAGATTAAACGCTTATTTAGAAGAACATCCTGTAGATAGAAAAAAAATTCTTGACAAGGTGATATTAGCGGCTAAAGCACGACAAGCGGCTAAAAAAGCCAGAGAATTAATACAAAAAAAGAATCCATTCAACAATAATAATTGTATTTTACCTGGAAAATTAGCAGATTGTTCTTTCAACAATCCAGAAACTTGTGAAATTTATTTGGTAGAAGGAGACTCTGCAGGTGGTACAGCTAAACAAGGTAGAGATAGAAATTTTCAAGCTATTTTACCTTTACGAGGAAAAATACTAAACGTAGAAAAAGCAATACAGTATAAAATATTTGAAAATGAAGAAATAAGAAACATATTTACTTCTTTAGGAGTTTCTATTGGAACAGAAGAAGATCAAAAAATTTTAAATGTAAAAAAACTGAGATACAATAAAATTATTATTATGACTGATGCTGATATAGATGGAAGTCATATTTCTACTTTGATTTTAACATTATTCTTTCGTTATATGAAACCTTTGATAGAACAAGGACATATCTATATTGCTACTCCTCCACTTTATTTAATAAAAAAAAGAAATCACTCTCAATATGCTTGGAGTGATCAAGAAAGAGAAACCATTCTCAAAAAATTAGGAGGAAGAAAACATGTGAATATACAACGTTATAAAGGATTAGGAGAAATGAATGCAGAACAACTTTGGGAAACTACTATGAATCCAAAAAAAAGAACTTTACGAAAAGTTCATATAGAAAACCATTTGGAAGCCGATAAAATATTCTCCATTCTTATGGGGGATGAAGTCCCTCCACGTAGAAATTTCATAGAAACAAATGCAACATATGCAAAAATTGATGTTTAA
- a CDS encoding LuxE/PaaK family acyltransferase yields the protein MNFKKNIFSIDSKKEFEYLTFKIFHYQIKNNEIYRNYIRLLKIDPFRIKTISEIPFLPISFFKTHCIWSSKKKSIPEIIFKSTGTTGIKSRHYIADLLIYINSICKGFEYFYGSIETFKFLALFPNNRKNDSSLIYMMKYLIQKTYKNGSRFLSYKDRISMKEEKKNILIFGLSFSLLDFIEKNKDPIIGYEKEKNIIIMETGGMKGKRKEIIREELHHLLKKGFCVKNIHSEYGMTELLSQAYAKKNGIFRCPPWMKIYIRDSEDPLIHREENNNKIGGIDIIDLSNYLSCSFISTSDLGKKINDEEFEVLGRMDFSDIRGCNLMSF from the coding sequence ATGAATTTTAAAAAAAATATTTTTTCTATAGACTCAAAAAAAGAATTTGAGTATTTAACTTTTAAGATATTTCATTATCAAATAAAAAATAACGAAATCTATAGAAATTATATTCGATTATTAAAAATTGATCCATTTCGTATTAAGACGATTTCTGAAATTCCTTTTTTACCTATTTCCTTTTTTAAAACACATTGTATTTGGAGTAGTAAAAAAAAAAGTATCCCAGAAATTATTTTCAAGAGTACTGGGACTACAGGAATCAAAAGCAGGCATTACATAGCAGATTTATTAATCTATATTAATAGCATTTGTAAAGGATTTGAATACTTTTATGGATCAATAGAAACATTCAAATTTTTAGCATTGTTTCCAAATAATAGAAAAAATGATTCTTCCTTAATTTATATGATGAAATATTTGATACAAAAAACATATAAAAATGGAAGTCGTTTTCTTTCTTATAAAGATAGGATTTCTATGAAGGAAGAGAAAAAAAATATTTTAATTTTTGGACTCAGTTTTTCTTTATTAGATTTTATAGAAAAAAACAAAGATCCTATTATAGGATATGAGAAAGAAAAAAATATTATTATTATGGAAACAGGAGGAATGAAGGGGAAAAGAAAAGAAATAATTCGAGAAGAATTACACCATCTTTTAAAAAAAGGTTTTTGTGTAAAAAATATTCACTCGGAATATGGAATGACAGAATTGCTTTCTCAAGCATATGCAAAAAAAAACGGAATTTTTAGATGTCCTCCTTGGATGAAAATATACATAAGAGATTCGGAAGATCCTCTTATCCATAGAGAAGAAAATAATAATAAAATAGGCGGAATTGATATTATTGATTTATCAAATTATTTATCTTGTTCTTTTATTTCTACCAGTGATTTAGGAAAGAAAATCAATGATGAAGAATTTGAAGTGTTAGGAAGAATGGATTTTTCAGATATACGAGGATGTAATCTAATGAGTTTTTAA
- the argH gene encoding argininosuccinate lyase, whose translation MKIWEKNNLFKNINKEIEYFTSGKDSELDLLLAPHDVIGTIAHVIMLENIGLLNKNDLEILIKELRNIYINEILTKNFRIDEGIEDIHSQIELLLTDRLGEIGKKIHSGRSRNDQILVDLKLFVREQIKEIVLIVSSFFDVLLKLSEQYKNVLIPGYTHYQIAMPSSFGLWFSAYAESLIDDLLLIRTAYRITNKNPLGSAAGYGSSFPLNRKMTTELLGFDHLNYNVVYAQMGRGKMERIVTESLSSLARTLSKMSQDICLYLNQNFNFISFPDHLTTGSSIMPHKKNPDVFEIIRAKCNRISSLPNEISLICSNLCSGYHRDFQIIKERFLPVFDELKNCFSIFQYMLNNIIVRNDILKEEKYKYLFSVETVNKLVKKGVPFREAYKKVGLDIQTGCFAPLTKNVFSHSHEGSIGNLCNQEIREMMQNVIKEFDFEKINKVIERLVYGKIQFS comes from the coding sequence GTGAAAATTTGGGAAAAAAATAATCTTTTTAAGAATATTAATAAAGAAATAGAATATTTTACTTCAGGAAAGGATTCTGAATTAGATCTCCTTTTAGCTCCACATGATGTGATAGGAACTATCGCACATGTGATTATGTTAGAAAATATTGGATTATTAAATAAAAATGATTTAGAAATTTTAATTAAAGAATTACGAAATATTTACATAAACGAAATCTTAACAAAAAATTTTAGAATAGATGAAGGAATAGAAGATATTCATTCTCAAATAGAACTATTATTAACTGATCGTTTAGGAGAAATAGGAAAAAAAATTCACAGTGGGAGATCTAGAAATGATCAAATATTAGTAGATTTGAAACTCTTTGTTAGAGAACAAATCAAGGAAATTGTATTAATAGTATCTTCTTTTTTTGATGTCTTATTAAAATTAAGTGAACAATATAAAAATGTATTAATTCCTGGTTATACTCATTATCAAATAGCTATGCCTTCTTCTTTTGGACTTTGGTTCTCTGCTTATGCAGAAAGTTTGATAGATGATCTGTTATTAATTCGTACAGCTTATCGGATCACCAACAAAAACCCTTTAGGATCAGCAGCAGGGTACGGATCCTCTTTTCCTTTAAATCGTAAAATGACCACGGAATTATTAGGATTCGACCATTTGAATTATAACGTTGTGTATGCTCAAATGGGACGTGGTAAAATGGAAAGAATAGTCACAGAATCACTTTCTTCTTTAGCAAGAACTTTGAGTAAAATGTCTCAAGATATTTGTTTGTATTTAAATCAGAATTTCAATTTTATTAGTTTTCCTGACCATCTTACTACCGGATCTAGCATCATGCCTCATAAAAAAAACCCAGATGTTTTTGAGATCATAAGAGCAAAATGCAATAGAATTTCTTCCTTGCCAAATGAAATTTCTTTGATTTGTTCCAATTTGTGTTCAGGATATCATAGAGATTTTCAAATTATTAAAGAAAGATTTCTTCCTGTTTTTGATGAATTAAAAAATTGTTTTTCTATATTTCAGTATATGTTAAATAATATTATTGTGAGAAATGATATTCTTAAAGAAGAGAAGTATAAATATTTATTCAGTGTAGAAACTGTCAATAAACTAGTAAAAAAAGGGGTCCCTTTTAGAGAAGCTTATAAAAAAGTAGGATTGGATATCCAAACAGGATGTTTCGCCCCATTAACAAAAAATGTTTTTTCTCATTCTCACGAAGGAAGTATAGGGAACTTGTGTAATCAAGAAATTAGAGAAATGATGCAAAATGTTATTAAAGAATTTGATTTTGAAAAAATTAATAAAGTTATTGAACGATTAGTTTATGGAAAAATTCAGTTCAGTTGA
- a CDS encoding CvpA family protein produces MMGSDIIIIIIVLYGGYKGFRKGFLSQLFLFMIFFILIYKGIELFHFSSNLLIKKVHIKNEEPFLTIYSLIISFLILAFIAFVTKKIIKFFLIITWINPIDKWLGGILGMIKYFFYLSICLFFLKEANKKIDFIPGHFLKNSFEKEFQYLFSIHQKGPLFFFRKLEELYFLFSKIIKK; encoded by the coding sequence ATGATGGGCTCAGATATAATAATTATAATTATAGTTTTATATGGTGGATATAAAGGATTTCGAAAAGGTTTTCTTTCTCAGTTATTTTTATTTATGATATTTTTTATTCTGATATACAAAGGAATAGAGTTATTCCATTTTTCTTCAAATTTATTAATAAAAAAAGTTCATATAAAAAATGAAGAACCTTTTTTGACAATATATTCTCTCATAATATCGTTTTTGATTTTAGCTTTTATAGCTTTTGTAACAAAAAAAATCATAAAATTTTTTTTAATCATTACATGGATAAATCCTATTGACAAATGGTTAGGGGGAATATTAGGAATGATAAAATATTTTTTTTACCTATCAATATGTCTTTTTTTTCTTAAAGAAGCAAATAAAAAAATAGATTTTATTCCTGGTCATTTTTTAAAAAATTCTTTTGAAAAAGAATTTCAATATCTTTTCTCTATCCATCAGAAAGGACCACTCTTTTTTTTTAGGAAATTAGAAGAATTATACTTTTTATTTTCAAAAATCATAAAAAAATGA
- the der gene encoding ribosome biogenesis GTPase Der, which translates to MSLSSSNIVSIIGRPNVGKSTLFNRIVGRKKAVFHETSGVTRDRIYGNSEWNGIPFSIVDTGGYSPKEKGRNNLIETEIQNRILISVKESDIILFLVDIQSDILDTDREISLLLRKFQKTILLVVNKVDNGKYMYSDTDFFLLGFRNYYYISAKNGSGTGELLDKIVEIFKTMKKKIRMDEKEEIPNFSIIGRPNVGKSTLINSFLERNHHIVTNISGTTRDSLEVLYKKWGYKCILVDTPGVRKKSKISESLEFYSTMKTIKTIEYTDICILMVDAVRGWEAQDTNLFRLVERNYKGIIILMNKWDLLRNSTKAQKDYEIFIRKKIAPFDNVPIFFISAKNKTGINKIIPKAYQIIKIRKNRLKTNLLNRVMLPIMRNTPPPSVKKKLITIKYCTQLHTYTPKFIFFSNFPQYIKESYKRFIEKKLRGHFDFRGIPIQIFFRKK; encoded by the coding sequence ATGAGTCTGAGTAGCTCCAACATAGTTTCTATTATCGGTCGGCCAAATGTAGGAAAATCTACGCTATTTAACCGTATTGTAGGACGAAAAAAAGCTGTTTTTCATGAAACAAGCGGGGTAACAAGAGATCGGATTTATGGAAATTCTGAATGGAATGGAATTCCGTTTTCTATAGTAGATACAGGAGGATATTCTCCTAAAGAGAAAGGGAGGAACAATTTGATTGAAACAGAAATTCAAAATAGAATTTTAATTTCTGTTAAAGAATCGGATATCATTTTATTTTTAGTAGATATACAATCGGATATTTTAGATACGGATAGAGAAATTTCTCTACTTTTAAGAAAGTTTCAAAAAACTATTTTGTTAGTCGTAAATAAAGTAGATAATGGAAAATACATGTATTCCGATACAGATTTTTTTCTATTAGGATTTCGAAACTACTACTATATATCTGCTAAAAATGGAAGCGGTACTGGTGAATTATTAGATAAAATAGTAGAAATTTTCAAAACAATGAAAAAAAAAATTAGAATGGATGAAAAAGAGGAAATCCCAAATTTTTCTATTATCGGTCGGCCAAATGTAGGAAAATCTACGTTAATCAACTCTTTTTTAGAAAGAAACCATCATATTGTAACGAATATTTCTGGAACCACGAGAGATAGTTTAGAAGTTTTATACAAAAAATGGGGATATAAATGTATTTTAGTTGATACTCCGGGAGTTAGAAAAAAATCAAAGATTAGTGAAAGTCTTGAATTTTATTCTACTATGAAAACGATAAAAACAATTGAATACACAGATATTTGTATTTTAATGGTTGACGCGGTTCGTGGATGGGAAGCACAGGATACGAATCTTTTTAGATTAGTCGAAAGAAATTATAAAGGCATCATAATTCTTATGAACAAATGGGATTTGTTAAGAAATTCTACTAAAGCACAGAAAGATTACGAAATTTTTATTCGAAAAAAGATTGCCCCCTTTGATAATGTTCCTATTTTTTTTATTTCTGCTAAAAATAAAACAGGAATAAACAAGATTATTCCAAAAGCTTATCAAATTATTAAAATACGTAAAAATAGATTAAAAACAAATCTCTTAAACAGAGTGATGTTACCTATTATGCGAAATACTCCCCCACCTTCTGTAAAAAAAAAGTTGATTACCATAAAGTATTGTACTCAACTCCATACATATACGCCAAAATTTATTTTTTTTTCTAATTTTCCTCAGTATATCAAAGAATCTTATAAAAGATTTATTGAAAAAAAACTCCGGGGGCACTTCGATTTCAGAGGAATTCCTATCCAAATTTTTTTTAGAAAAAAATAA
- the ruvA gene encoding Holliday junction branch migration protein RuvA, which produces MITHLRGKLIEKNQSYLIIDCHGIGYYVHISSYTYSSLFEKEGKKIHIYTYLFIKENQHVLYGFFDKIERKIFSYLISVNGIGPNSAIILLSSLTPYEIEKSIYKEDIETFHKVKGIGIKTAKRIIIELKDKIPHKTGKDNSVKKENFPSLKKEALSALNVLGFSPKESNKVLDEILEKNPEFSVENLIKESLKKL; this is translated from the coding sequence GTGATAACACATTTAAGAGGAAAATTAATAGAAAAAAATCAATCTTATTTAATAATAGATTGTCATGGTATAGGATATTATGTTCATATATCTTCGTATACCTATTCTTCTTTATTCGAAAAAGAAGGAAAAAAAATACATATATATACTTATCTTTTTATAAAAGAAAATCAACATGTTTTGTATGGTTTTTTTGATAAAATAGAGAGAAAAATATTTTCTTATTTAATTTCTGTAAACGGAATAGGGCCAAATTCTGCTATAATTTTATTGTCTTCCTTAACTCCATATGAAATAGAAAAATCCATATATAAAGAAGATATAGAAACATTTCATAAAGTTAAAGGAATTGGGATAAAAACAGCGAAAAGAATTATAATTGAACTTAAAGATAAAATTCCTCATAAAACAGGAAAAGACAACTCTGTTAAAAAAGAAAACTTCCCTTCTCTAAAAAAAGAAGCTTTAAGTGCTTTGAACGTACTTGGTTTTTCTCCTAAAGAGTCCAATAAAGTTTTGGATGAAATTTTAGAGAAAAATCCAGAATTTTCTGTAGAAAATCTCATAAAAGAATCTTTAAAAAAATTGTAA
- the trmD gene encoding tRNA (guanosine(37)-N1)-methyltransferase TrmD, translating into MRFDIVSVIPEILNGPFSNSILKKAINKGLIEINVHDLKKYGIGKRKKVDDSPYGGGGGMVIRIEPVYQCFSKLLSERNYDEKIFMTPDGKVFSQKDAHELTQKKNILILCGRYKGIDQRIRDHLISKEISIGHYVLSGGELAAAVIVESIARLLPGVVNNMDSILTDSFQKTTPPSPIYTRPMIYKGWKVPKILLSGHHKKIKDWKHKKSLQEFKKTSIKY; encoded by the coding sequence ATGCGTTTCGATATTGTTAGTGTTATTCCTGAAATTCTAAATGGCCCGTTCTCCAATTCTATTTTAAAAAAAGCTATAAATAAAGGATTAATTGAAATTAATGTTCATGATTTAAAAAAATATGGAATCGGAAAACGTAAAAAGGTGGATGATTCCCCTTATGGGGGTGGAGGGGGGATGGTCATTAGAATAGAACCTGTCTATCAGTGTTTTTCCAAACTTTTATCAGAGAGAAATTATGATGAGAAAATTTTTATGACTCCTGATGGAAAAGTCTTTTCACAAAAAGATGCTCATGAATTAACTCAAAAAAAAAATATTCTTATTCTTTGTGGACGTTACAAAGGAATTGATCAGAGAATTAGAGATCACTTAATTTCCAAAGAAATATCTATTGGACATTATGTTTTATCTGGAGGAGAACTTGCGGCAGCTGTAATAGTAGAGTCGATAGCAAGACTATTACCAGGAGTTGTAAATAATATGGATTCTATTCTTACGGATTCTTTTCAAAAAACAACCCCTCCATCTCCTATTTATACTCGTCCAATGATCTATAAAGGCTGGAAAGTTCCAAAAATTCTTTTGTCTGGACATCATAAAAAAATAAAAGATTGGAAACATAAAAAATCCTTGCAGGAATTTAAGAAAACGTCAATAAAATATTGA
- a CDS encoding inorganic phosphate transporter, producing the protein MKLFYPSIIVVLFVLSIFDLIVGLINDAVNFLNSAIGSQVASRKTIMIFSSLGILLGSFLSSGMMEVARKGVFDPSYFYFSDLIFIFLSVMISDIILLDVFNTLGLPTSTTVSMVFCLLGGAFSISMIKMYYNDEPIHHLSQYIKAEKTLTISIGIFLSIIISFASGAFLHYFIRFLLSFEYKNRLKYVVIWAAISLSSMTYFLIVKGLHSTLQGFTLDNFSGEFSLFIQHFIKWIHNNFFVFLFVLFFTWIIVANLFVSLGYNILKFVVLYGTFSLAMAFSGNDLVNFIGIPIASIQSYNIWKEAGSPLAEKFNMKSLSGNVQVPSLFLIFSGIIMILTLWFSNKTKKITSTEINLSRQNEGTEKFLSNSFSRGIVRFFLYLGNNFFKLFPKRFLVRIEKNFKQNKKQEDENIAFDLVRASANLTISSILISIATVQKLPLSTTFVTFMVSMGTSLSDRAWDRESAVYRVSGVLKVIRGWFLTGLIAFIMAGMASYFLYFLKEWALLFFLVLIGFVFYKSYKSYHQIKQEDKRNIFETETEDLTLVKTFKKTSSFLEPILESVENIYKSSIEGITQGKLKKFQNSKKILLKVKENFSIVHNSLIRIIRKTRNRDPNAGILYIHIYNKTKEIIESAEIITNRTFFHMMNSHKPLKYQQKKNLMILERLMIEHFNIIKKITIDENRNRTYSSHKHENHTKIKILKKIEQQINQQVMGIIHQKYGTKNTLLMLDILLQSKKVTENIEDIIVLYNSYSSSSSFNPKKDVFSIFFFELKTH; encoded by the coding sequence ATGAAACTTTTTTATCCCTCAATTATAGTGGTCCTTTTTGTTTTATCTATTTTCGATCTTATTGTGGGCTTGATAAATGATGCGGTAAATTTTTTAAATTCCGCTATTGGATCTCAAGTTGCTTCTAGAAAAACTATCATGATTTTTTCTAGCTTAGGAATTTTATTGGGTTCTTTTTTATCAAGTGGAATGATGGAAGTCGCAAGAAAAGGAGTTTTTGATCCATCTTATTTTTATTTTTCTGATCTTATTTTCATTTTCTTATCTGTTATGATCTCCGATATTATTTTATTGGATGTTTTTAACACATTGGGATTGCCTACTTCCACAACAGTATCTATGGTATTTTGTTTATTAGGAGGTGCATTTAGTATTTCCATGATAAAAATGTATTACAATGATGAACCGATTCATCATTTAAGTCAATATATTAAAGCAGAAAAAACATTGACAATCAGTATAGGAATTTTTTTATCTATTATAATTTCTTTTGCATCTGGCGCTTTTCTTCACTATTTTATACGATTTTTATTAAGTTTTGAATATAAAAATAGATTGAAATATGTAGTGATATGGGCCGCTATTTCATTGAGTAGTATGACTTATTTTCTTATTGTAAAAGGACTACATAGTACCTTACAAGGATTCACTTTGGATAATTTTTCAGGAGAATTTTCCTTATTTATACAACATTTTATTAAATGGATTCATAATAATTTTTTTGTTTTCTTATTTGTATTATTTTTTACATGGATTATTGTAGCCAATCTATTTGTTTCTTTAGGATATAATATCTTAAAATTTGTAGTATTATATGGAACATTTTCATTGGCAATGGCGTTTTCTGGAAATGATTTAGTCAATTTTATAGGAATTCCTATAGCTAGTATACAATCTTATAATATATGGAAAGAAGCAGGAAGCCCACTTGCGGAAAAATTCAATATGAAAAGTTTATCTGGTAACGTACAGGTTCCATCTTTATTTTTGATTTTTTCAGGAATAATTATGATATTAACTCTCTGGTTTTCAAATAAAACAAAAAAAATCACCAGTACTGAAATTAATTTAAGTAGACAAAATGAAGGAACTGAAAAATTTTTATCAAATTCTTTTTCTAGAGGAATTGTTCGATTTTTTTTATATTTAGGAAACAATTTTTTTAAATTATTTCCAAAAAGATTTTTAGTTAGAATAGAAAAAAATTTTAAGCAAAATAAAAAACAAGAAGATGAAAATATTGCTTTCGATTTAGTTAGAGCATCTGCTAATTTAACCATATCTAGTATATTAATCTCTATAGCAACTGTTCAAAAACTTCCTTTATCTACAACTTTCGTCACTTTTATGGTTTCTATGGGAACTTCTCTTTCAGATAGAGCTTGGGATAGAGAAAGTGCAGTTTATAGAGTGTCAGGAGTTTTAAAAGTTATAAGAGGATGGTTTTTAACAGGATTAATAGCCTTTATCATGGCAGGAATGGCGTCCTATTTTCTGTATTTTTTAAAAGAATGGGCCCTTCTATTTTTTCTTGTTTTAATTGGATTTGTTTTTTACAAAAGCTATAAAAGCTATCATCAAATAAAGCAAGAAGATAAAAGAAACATTTTTGAAACAGAAACAGAGGATTTGACTCTAGTAAAAACTTTTAAAAAAACTTCTTCTTTTTTAGAACCAATTCTTGAATCAGTAGAAAATATTTATAAATCTAGCATAGAAGGAATTACTCAAGGAAAGTTAAAAAAATTCCAAAATAGCAAGAAAATTCTTTTAAAAGTAAAAGAAAATTTTTCGATTGTACATAATTCTTTAATTAGAATAATTAGAAAAACGAGAAACAGAGATCCAAATGCGGGAATCCTTTATATTCATATTTATAACAAAACTAAAGAAATTATTGAATCTGCGGAGATTATTACTAATAGAACCTTCTTTCATATGATGAATAGTCATAAGCCTTTAAAATATCAGCAAAAGAAAAATTTAATGATACTTGAACGTCTTATGATTGAGCATTTTAACATTATAAAAAAAATAACAATAGATGAGAATAGAAATAGAACATATAGTAGTCATAAACATGAAAATCATACAAAAATTAAAATTCTTAAAAAAATAGAGCAACAAATCAACCAACAGGTCATGGGAATCATTCATCAAAAATATGGGACGAAAAACACTCTATTAATGTTAGATATTCTTTTACAATCAAAAAAGGTTACAGAAAATATAGAAGATATTATTGTACTATACAATAGTTATTCTTCTAGTTCTAGTTTTAATCCAAAAAAAGACGTTTTTTCTATCTTTTTTTTTGAATTAAAAACTCATTAG